One window from the genome of Hydra vulgaris chromosome 02, alternate assembly HydraT2T_AEP encodes:
- the LOC124812637 gene encoding type-1 angiotensin II receptor B isoform X2, with product MKKTAEFRWFVVHLAIADCFYAVVCPIQIIYLLATNAKWNIGKELCKILTVSGPLSVNVSAWILCLMGYERYRAICHPFASRFSKRMIHVSVGITWIACIGIKIFTFIRTSVINEQCFSYFNDGIEQTINAGVSLLAESIIPIILLSYYLVRVTITMRKRSQLFEAKNDNCICLRKNYTCSSNSFILAQKYSEKKEDNFSTNDEKYSRNLLQVSSCSNNNLIKKEGKSYNEIELKELSINVPQLSKKTTKLWNCLWSKHSTFKLVIPPRSRKNSSNKADRFNQAAHIVGLAISS from the exons atgaaaaaaactgcTGAATTTCGTTGGTTTGTCGTTCATCTTGCGATTGCCGATTGTTTTTATGCTGTTGTATGTcctatacaaataatatatttgctAGCAACGAATGCAAAATGGAATATTGGTAAAGAATTATGCAAAATACTGACAGTATCAGGACCGCTTTCAGTAAATGTCAGTGCATGGATTTTGTGTCTAATGGGATACGAAAGATATCGAGCCATTTGCCACCCGTTTGCTAGTCGGTTTTCAAAAAGAATGATACATGTTTCGGTTGGAATAACTTGGATAGCTTGCATTGGAATAAAGATATTTACCTTTATTAGAACTAGTGTTATAAATGAACAGTGTTTTTCCTATTTTAATGATGGAATCGAACAAACAATAAATGCAGGTGTTTCACTTTTGGCTGAAAGTATAATcccaattattttattatcttactaTTTAGTGCGCGTGACCATAACTATGCGGAAAAGATCACAACTCTTCGAAGCTAAAAATGATAACTGTATTTGCCTAAGAAAGAATTACACCTGTTCATCAAACTCATTTATCTTAGctcaaaaatattctgaaaaaaaagaagataactTTTCAACTAATGATGAAAAATATTCCAGAAACTTACTCCAAGTATCTTCTTGTTCTAAtaataatcttataaaaaaagaaggaaaatcCTACAATGAGATCGAGTTGAAAGAGTTAAGTATAAACGTCCctcaactttcaaaaaaaactactaaGTTATGGAATTGTCTGTGGTCAAAACATTCTACCTTTAAGTTAGTAATACCACCTAGATCAAGAAAAAACTCATCAAATAAAGCAGATC gatttAACCAAGCTGCTCATATTGTTGGGTTAGCCATTTCATCTTAG